In the Alphaproteobacteria bacterium genome, GCAGAGCTTCCATCCGATCGAGGTCTTCACCGTCGCGATGGGGATCTATTTCGTGATCCTGTTTCCCGTCACCCGCGCCGTGGACATGCTCTACGGCCGGCTCGCGCATCTTGGCCGCTCATGAATTTCGACTGGTCCGTGGTCTGGCGCAACAGCGATGCCCTGATCGAGGGCACCAAGCTGACGATCCTGCTCGCCGCCACCACGATGGCGATCTCGATCCCCGGCGGCATGCTGCTCGCGCTGATGCGGCTCTCCGGCGTTCGCGCGCTGGTATGGGCGAGCGCCGCCTTCACCGAGCTGTTCCGCAACCTGCCGCTGATCCTGGTGATCTACACCGCTTACTATATTCTCCCGGTCGCCACCGGCCTCTCCTTCTCGCCCGTCGTCACCGGCATCGTGGCGCTGAGCCTGAATGTCTCGGCCTACAACGGCGAGACATTCCGCGCCGGCATCGCGTCGATCCGCAAGGGGCAGAGCGAGGCGGCCTATGCGCTCGGCATGACGCGCTGGCAGACGACGCGCGACATCGTGCTGCCGCAGGCGGTGCGGCGCGTGCTGCCGGTGCTGGCGAGCACCTGGGTGTCGCTGTTCAAGGACACCTCGCTCGTCTCCGTCATCTCCGTCGGCGAGCTCGCCTACAATTCGATGCGCCTGCGCGCACAGACCTATCGCGTGCTCGAAATGCTCACCGCGATGGCGGCGATCTACTGGGCGCTCGGCTATCCGCAGGCCAAGCTCGTCGACTGGATCAACCGGCGCTATGCGGTGACCGAATGAACGCCGGCACGAACAGTTCGCGAAGGGGCGAAGGCAGCACGCCGGTGCTCGCCTATCGCAATGTCGTCAAGCGTTTCGCGGATTTCGTCGCGCTCGCGGGCGTGACGGCGCAGGTGCGCAAGGGCGAGGTCGTCTGCCTGATCGGCCCCTCGGGATCGGGCAAATCGACGCTGCTGCGCTGCACGAACGGCCTCGAGCTGATCGACGACGGCGAGATCGCGCTCGACGGCACGCCGATGCCGCGCGACTGGAACGGCATGCGCCGCGTGCGCCAGCGCATGGGAATGGTGTTCCAGAATTTCGAGTTGTTCCCGCACAAGACGGTGCTCGGCAACGTCACCGTCGGCCCGATGACGGTGCTGCGCATGCCGCGCAAAGCCGCGGAAGCGCGCGCGCTCGATCTGCTCAGGAAGGTCGGCCTCGCCGACAAGGCGCCGAGCTATCCGTCGCAACTCTCCGGCGGCCAGCAGCAGCGCGTGGCGATTGCCCGTGCGCTCGCCATGGAGCCGGAGGTGATGCTGTTCGACGAGCCGACCTCCGCGCTCGATCCCGAAACGATCGGCGAGGTGCTCAACGTCATGGCGCAACTCGCCCGCGAGGGGATGACGATGGTGGTCGTCACGCACGAGATGACGTTTGCCCGGAGAGTCGCCGACTGGGTCATCGTGATGGATCGCGGCGCGATCATCGAACAAGGGCCGTCGGAGCAGATCTTCGACGCGCCGACGGTCGAGCGCACGCGCGATTTCCTCAGCCACCTCGGCTGGGAGGGGTGAGCGGGGCCGCCCGACACCGCCTCCAGGGCTTTATTCCCCGTGCGGCATTCCGTCCCTCAAGCAAGTGTGACTTGAGCGCGTCCGTGTAACCGCAGAGGATGCCCCGCTTTTCTCTCACGGGGGTGACTATCATGAGACGTGTTGGACTGGCTTTGCTCGCACTCACGCTCGCGGCGCCCGCGCTCGCGCAACAGCGGCCGCAGATCGAAACCAAAAAGGTCGACGGCACCGAAGGCGTCTACATCTTCCGCAATGGCAATCATCAGTCGATGTTCGTCGTCACCAAGGACGGCGTCATCGCGACCGATCCGATCGCCTACGGCCGCCCGACCGGCGGGCAGCAATATGTCGACGAGATCAAGAAGGTCACCGACAAGCCGATCAAGTATCTGGTCTACAGCCACCATCACTTCGATCACATCGCGGGCGGCAAGGCCTTCAAGGATGCGGGCGCGCGCGTCGTCGCGCACAAGAACGTCAAGCCGCATCTGGCCGCGCTCAACGATCCGCACACCGTGATGCCGGATGAATATTTCGACGGCAAGAAGACCATCAAGCTCGGCGGCACCACGCTGGAGCTGATCTATCTCGGCATCAACCACTCCGACTCGAACATCGTGATGCGGCTGCCGAAAGAGAAGCTGATCTTCGTGGTCGACACGATCCCGGTCGGCGCCTTCCCGGGACGCGGCTTCATCGACATCTTCCCGCTCGAGACCGAGACCTTCATCAAGAAGGTCATCGACATGGACTGGGAGCGCATGATCCCCGGCCACCCGGGCAACCCCGG is a window encoding:
- a CDS encoding amino acid ABC transporter permease, translated to MNFDWSVVWRNSDALIEGTKLTILLAATTMAISIPGGMLLALMRLSGVRALVWASAAFTELFRNLPLILVIYTAYYILPVATGLSFSPVVTGIVALSLNVSAYNGETFRAGIASIRKGQSEAAYALGMTRWQTTRDIVLPQAVRRVLPVLASTWVSLFKDTSLVSVISVGELAYNSMRLRAQTYRVLEMLTAMAAIYWALGYPQAKLVDWINRRYAVTE
- a CDS encoding amino acid ABC transporter ATP-binding protein yields the protein MNAGTNSSRRGEGSTPVLAYRNVVKRFADFVALAGVTAQVRKGEVVCLIGPSGSGKSTLLRCTNGLELIDDGEIALDGTPMPRDWNGMRRVRQRMGMVFQNFELFPHKTVLGNVTVGPMTVLRMPRKAAEARALDLLRKVGLADKAPSYPSQLSGGQQQRVAIARALAMEPEVMLFDEPTSALDPETIGEVLNVMAQLAREGMTMVVVTHEMTFARRVADWVIVMDRGAIIEQGPSEQIFDAPTVERTRDFLSHLGWEG
- a CDS encoding MBL fold metallo-hydrolase, encoding MRRVGLALLALTLAAPALAQQRPQIETKKVDGTEGVYIFRNGNHQSMFVVTKDGVIATDPIAYGRPTGGQQYVDEIKKVTDKPIKYLVYSHHHFDHIAGGKAFKDAGARVVAHKNVKPHLAALNDPHTVMPDEYFDGKKTIKLGGTTLELIYLGINHSDSNIVMRLPKEKLIFVVDTIPVGAFPGRGFIDIFPLETETFIKKVIDMDWERMIPGHPGNPGDRLGTKKDAQDVLTLMQEASAAIKTDAQAGKCWDAVEKDFKMPKYESMPGYQAGLGMVARRYCGLWGRGT